The Labrus mixtus chromosome 21, fLabMix1.1, whole genome shotgun sequence nucleotide sequence GGGGGTCTCAGCCTCCGCGCTCTGACCGGCTGCGTCCTGTGCGTCCTGATCGTCTCCACCCTGCTGGGGAACACTCTGGTGTGCGCCGCGGTCATTAAGTTCCGCCACCTGCGCTCCAAAGTCACCAACTCGTTCGTCATCTCTCTGGCGGTGTCGGACCTGTTCGTGGCCGTGCTCGTGATGCCCTGGAGGGCGGTGTCCGAGGTCGCAGGGTTCTGGTTGTTCGGCCGCTTTTGTGACACCTGGGTGGCCTTCGACATCATGTGCTCCACCGCCTCGATCCTGAACCTGTGCATCATCAGCATGGACCGCTACTGGGCAATCTCCAGCCCCTTCAAGTATGAGCGCAAGATGACGCGCAGGTTCGCCTTCCTCATGATCGGCGTGGCGTGGACTCTCTCCATCCTCATCTCATTCATCCCGGTGCAACTCAACTGGCACCGCGCGTACTCGGACAACTCGACCGCGGAGAACCCGGAAGACTGCAACGCGAGCCTGAACCGGACTTACGCCATCTCTTCGTCCCTCATCAGCTTCTACATCCCGGTGGTGATCATGGTGGGCACGTACACGCGCATTTTCCGCATCGCGCAAACCCAAATCAGACGCATCTCATCTTTGGAGAGGGCGGCAGGGCACCGTGCGCAAAACCGCCACCACCGCGCATCAACGCACGACGAAAGCTCCCTGAAAACGTCTTTTAAGAGAGAaactaaagttttaaaaactctgTCCATCATCATGGGGGTCTTCGTGTTCTGCTGGCTGCCTTTCTTCGTCCTGAACTGCGTCGTGCCTTTCTGTGAGCTGGACAAAGTGGGAGAGCCGCCGTGCGTCAGCGACACCACCTTCAGCATCTTCGTGTGGTTCGGCTGGGCGAACTCGTCCCTGAACCCGGTCATCTACGCCTTCAACGCGGACTTCAGGAAGGCCTTCTCCACCATCCTGGGCTGCAACAAATACTGCTCCAGCTCCGCGGTGGAGGCGGTGGACTTCAGCAACGAGCTGGTGTCTTATCACCATGACACCACCATGCAGAAGGAGGCCTGCGCCGTGCAAGGCCATGCTGGGTCACAGAGACTCATCCCCCCACCTCCTCCGCCGCAGCACACCGGAGGAGACCTGGAGCAGGACTTTGACAAAGTTTCTATCATTTCAGAAGATTCTAGAAACCACAGCAACCTCCTGCTGCCCGCCATGCTGCAGTATGAGTGCGAGGCTGAGATTTCTCTGGACATGATGCCCTTCAACTCGTCCGGACCAACAGACTGTTACGTTATCCCGGGTCAGATCCAGGACCTGTGAGCATGAGTAGTGCGGGATCTGTTCAATTTTGTGCCTCCTAATTCATCCTGGGCCAACTTTTACATCATGCGCCACACAGCTCTGACCTCCTGTTGGTGACGCCTTTAAggaaaaagatgtaaaaaaaaaggagataaacCAGATGTTTAAACACTTTCAGTTCagaccctttgtgtgtgtgtgtgtgtgtgtgtgtgtgtgtgtgtgtgtgtgagtgtgtgtttctaaatACCACACCTTTTTTCTAGTAATCTGACAGTACAGAATTTTCTAGAAACTTTGCATTGTTGAAAGAAATTGCAAAACATTTTGGAGATAATAAAACTTTCCTTCGGATTTGTAAAAGTGTCTGCGGATCTTTTAGAAatgttgagttgttttgttgtgtttaagcAAAAGTTTCTCTAGATCCTCGCAAAGGTTCTTCAGATCATGCAAATGTTTCTGGAAATCGTGCAAGTCAAGTTTTGAAAGAACTCATAAAACTTTCTCAGGATCTTATGAAAGATTTTTGAGCTCTTGCAAAATTTTTATTGGGATTTGCAAAAAGATCAAGCTTTTTGTTCTCTCCGTGATACACACATTTCATACCATCACTCAGAGTTCCACTGTtgttaaaaactatttaaaaatgtctatttACACAATAACTATGTTAATAttgattttactttttgatGTATTTGCCAGAAAGTGACACAATtggttgaaaaacatttttgctcagctgtgtttgattaaaaaatggTAAAATGTCACCTCTGACTTGTTCTTTCTGCTCATTAATTATTCATGTAAATAATTAACAGATCAATGTTCAGTCGCAGTGAGAGGCTGTTGAGTAACAGATGGGCCCACCGAGAGACTTTTTGAACCAGATGTGTCTGATGTCTGAGTCCGACCTTTGTTATGATAAAGGAGGACGATATGAAGAGCAGGGGTAATTAAAACCAATCAAACCATTAGCTCCAGTGTTTAATTATCCCTTCAGATAATTGCAGGATGATTTTGAGACATTGAGCTCAAAAAGAGACGAGACGTTTTAAGTGTTCATTCGGATTGAATTGTTTTGAAGAGGTCCAACATTGGGGGGTGTTGCATGTTTCTGAAAATACTGTAACAGAGTGCCTCGGTGTGGCTGCAGCTGTTATAGCCGAGGAGCAACAGGATAGCTTTCAGACTCAAGATTATTGGACATATTAGGCccaattttattttctttaattttaagaAATATAATATACTGATGACACCCAGCTGTATCCTCACTTTAAACTTCTACCTCCGATCTAAAGTGCTTTGAGGGTGTGAACTCCTATTTGTTACAAAGCCTCTGTCAgcttaagaaaaataaaactgaagttGTAATTCTTTTAGCGCTGCAAGACAACTTTCCAACATCAATCTCAACTTCTCAGTCTTTGATGTTACTATTCTTCCCTTCAATTCTACATCAAGATGTGTGAGTCTGTGGAGGTCGCACAGTCAGGGGAATAAAGGATGAACCTTTAAGGAGTAAGATGATATGATATGTGAAAGGGGTCGTTACAAGGACGGGGCTGTTGTATCAGAGGCCAGGACTGCTGGTTGTGTTGCAGGTGGAACGCTGTGATTCTGACTTCATCCAGATGGAAAGGTTGGAGCTGATTAAGATTCAGCTTCCTGCCAGGCACAGAAAGCACAGCGAGGGATGAAAGTCATGCAATGTTTAAATTGCATCTTTGGTGGAAAAATTATGTTTCGCTGCTGCGTGATCCCAGCAGGAGTTTTCACAATCCCACAGCAAGTTTGTGTAACTTCATTTGAGTTTGATTATCTGTAATGTCCCTTCAGTTAGCCCAAGTTTATACCCATAATCCTTTGTGATTTATGAGCTCAAACTTACACTGCGTCAGTATTCAGAGGACAAGTCTTTTCTGGAGATTCATTCTTAATTCAATGAACAACCAGAAGCAGAGAGGTTTTGAAACAAGGCCTCAGcagtcagtgtttcctgttcctCAGGAGGACAATGACCGTCAACAGGTCTTCGGGTAAACTGAACTTTAAAGATAATTTTAGCCCTTTTCTTTTTAACGGTCAGACCCACAGTagtgcttgtttttgtaaagtatgcattttacatttctattttgagtaaccaaaaacacaacatcgaTTACTTTGGAATCAGACCATCTGTTAATGTTTGCTGCTGAAGAGTTCTACGGATGAGGAAAGTCTGAAGTCTACGCCAATTTACTGACATCTGATTGGAATCATAGGTCCTGCATGACCTTCACCTTGTAGCGCACGGCAAGTTTTTGTAGGCATCATG carries:
- the LOC132955463 gene encoding D(5)-like dopamine receptor; its protein translation is MPWRAVSEVAGFWLFGRFCDTWVAFDIMCSTASILNLCIISMDRYWAISSPFKYERKMTRRFAFLMIGVAWTLSILISFIPVQLNWHRAYSDNSTAENPEDCNASLNRTYAISSSLISFYIPVVIMVGTYTRIFRIAQTQIRRISSLERAAGHRAQNRHHRASTHDESSLKTSFKRETKVLKTLSIIMGVFVFCWLPFFVLNCVVPFCELDKVGEPPCVSDTTFSIFVWFGWANSSLNPVIYAFNADFRKAFSTILGCNKYCSSSAVEAVDFSNELVSYHHDTTMQKEACAVQGHAGSQRLIPPPPPPQHTGGDLEQDFDKVSIISEDSRNHSNLLLPAMLQYECEAEISLDMMPFNSSGPTDCYVIPGQIQDL